In Phragmites australis chromosome 16, lpPhrAust1.1, whole genome shotgun sequence, one DNA window encodes the following:
- the LOC133896385 gene encoding annexin D5-like — protein MASLTVPPAPTWPRQDAVDLHRAFKGFGCDSTTVINILAHRDARQRALIQQEYKAIFNQDLSRRVASELSGHHKRAMLLWILDPVARDATILKQALTGDTTDLRAATEIICSRTPSQLQIIRQTYRARFGCYVEHDVTERTSGDHQRLLLAYLTIPRYEGPEVDPSTVTLDARELYKAGERRLGTDERTFIRVFSERSWAHMASVASAYHHMYYRSLEKAVKSETSGNFGFGLLTILRCAESPARYFAKVLHKAMKGLGTSDSTLIRVVVTRAEFDMQHIKAEYHKMYKRSLADAIHSETSGNYRTFLLSLVGRDR, from the exons ATGGCTAGCCTGACCGTGCCGCCGGCGCCAACGTGGCCCCGGCAGGACGCCGTCGACCTCCACAGGGCGTTCAAAG GGTTCGGCTGTGACAGCACGACGGTGATCAACATCCTCGCCCACCGCGACGCCAGGCAACGCGCGCTCATCCAGCAGGAGTACAAGGCCATCTTCAACCAGGACCTCTCCCGGCGCGTCGCGTCGGAGCTCAGCGGACACCACAAG AGAGCGATGCTGCTGTGGATCCTTGATCCCGTAGCGCGCGACGCGACGATACTGAAGCAGGCTCTCACCGGGGACACCACCGACCTGAGGGCAGCTACCGAGATCATCTGCTCCAGGACGCCGTCCCAGCTGCAGATCATAAGACAGACCTACCGCGCCAGGTTCGGCTGCTACGTTGAGCACGACGTCACAGAGCGCACCTCCGGCGATCACCAGAGG CTTCTGCTGGCGTACCTGACGATCCCGCGGTACGAGGGCCCCGAGGTGGATCCGTCCACGGTGACGCTCGACGCGCGGGAGCTGTACAAGGCCGGGGAGCGGCGGCTGGGCACGGACGAGCGGACGTTCATCCGCGTCTTCAGCGAGCGCAGCTGGGCGCACATGGCGTCCGTCGCCTCCGCCTACCACCACATGTACTACCGGTCCCTCGAGAAGGCCGTGAAGAGCGAGACGTCGGGCAACTTCGGGTTCGGCCTGCTGACCATCCTCCGGTGCGCCGAGAGCCCCGCGAGGTACTTCGCCAAGGTGCTGCACAAGGCGATGAAGGGGCTGGGCACGAGCGACTCGACGCTGATCCGGGTGGTGGTGACGCGAGCGGAGTTCGACATGCAGCACATCAAGGCGGAGTACCACAAGATGTACAAGAGGTCGCTCGCCGACGCCATCCATTCCGAAACGTCGGGGAACTACCgcaccttcctcctctccctcgtcGGCCGCGACCGCTAG
- the LOC133896386 gene encoding uncharacterized protein LOC133896386 has protein sequence MGPPPPSSSQWRGLLRRPRGGRRGGHAPRGAPQLRRQRLLFGRRRRGRAAPAAPPGRVLRGRPAAARGVPELGAGHARVDQAGQRPPRHPRHPHWDNHAYCVDWPSDLHVLPAGCDCQCRRRFCPDVIGSCRRILGYLLCLLSCSVYWGSINCYIHHLCHGYLSNCWSDDCYWLGWVLLDDLVGCKEKHGPDEALHRHDKFGVLIVLPACEPEACGLKLVSIRWTTCTKLDLCELYELSYFGLR, from the exons ATGGGCCCACCCCCGCCGTCAAGCTCCCAATGGCGAGGCCTCCTCAGGCGCCCGCGCGGTGGACGTCGAGGAGGACACGCTCCCCGGGGTGCTCCGCAGCTTCGTCGACAGCGTCTGCTCTTcgggcgccggcggcggggacgaGCCGCTCCTGCGGCGCCTCCGGGACGCGTCCTACGAGGCCGTCCCGCGGCTGCGCGAGGCGTCCCGGAACTCGGCGCGGGACATGCTCGAGTGGACCAGGCGGGGCAGCGGCCTCCGCGCCATCCTCGTCATCCCC ATTGGGACAATCACGCTTATTGCGTTGACTGGCCTTCTgatcttcatgttcttcctgCTGGTTGCGACTGCCAATGCCGTCGTCGTTTCTGTCCTGATGTCATTGGCAGCTGCCGGAGGATTCTTGGCTATCTTCTTTGCTTGCTTAGTTGCAGTGTATATTGGGGCAGTATCAATTGCTACATTCACCATCTCTGCCACGGTTATCTCAGCAATTGTTGGAGTGATGATTGCTACTG GTTGGGTTGGGTTCTTCTGGATGACTTGGTTGGCTGCAAGGAAAAGCATGGACCTGACGAAGCACTCCATCGGCACGACAAGTTTGGCGTCCTAATCGTACTCCCTGCATGTGAACCAGAAGCCTGTGGACTGAAGCTGGTTTCGATTCGCTGGACGACCTGTACGAAGCTTGATCTGTGTGAATTATACGAGTTATCCTACTTTGGACTAAGATAG